In the genome of Bombus affinis isolate iyBomAffi1 chromosome 7, iyBomAffi1.2, whole genome shotgun sequence, one region contains:
- the LOC126918919 gene encoding protein JTB, producing the protein MIELCTKKRMLIGITLLGGLTILVLIVESHWTENPNKLYLENFENNTRCISGDEYEVTSECHPCSAFEIASKSIDVCVYARYKEVLKCKSGETITRSCDRVAWLEERAFWKFETVMFLLALTSCISVYWRENVLRQRIIRKVARQLRASA; encoded by the exons ATGATCGAGTTATGCACAAAAAAGAGAATGTTAATTGGTATAACACTATTAGGAGG aTTAACAATACTGGTATTAATTGTTGAAAGCCATTGGACAGAAAATCCCAACAAactttatttagaaaattttgaaaataatacaAGATGTATTTCTGGAGATGAATATGAAGTAACATCAGAATGTCATCCATGTTCTGCTTTTGAAATAGCAAGTAAAAGCATTGACGTATGTGTTTACGCCAGATACAAAGAAGTTCTGAAATGTAAAAGCGGAGAGACTATAACAAGAAG TTGTGACAGGGTAGCTTGGTTAGAGGAAAGGGCATTTTGGAAGTTTGAGACAGTTATGTTTCTTTTGGCATTAACTTCCTGTATCAGTGTTTATTGGAGAGAAAATGTCCTGAGGCAAAGAATAATAAGAAAAGTAGCCAGGCAATTGAGGGCTAGTGCATAG